In Methanosphaera sp., a single window of DNA contains:
- a CDS encoding ABC transporter permease gives MNMISEIIHDLKSYRSLLSELIRRDIKIKYRRSVLGILWSFLDPLLSMIVLTIVFSTLFHRIPNYPIYYLSGLLAFQLFSGGSKTAMKSLVGSSGIWKTIYVPKFLYVLSAVLSNFVTYLLSLVVLLVLMAVLNVHFTIYIIFASLPILGLIIMTVGAGLIMGTLNVFFRDMEYLYNVFCMMLMYGMPIFYPADIVPAAFRFIQDYNPLYQLISCLRDCFLYGQMYPISTLLFGFGCAILLLIVGILLLYKYQDRFILYV, from the coding sequence ATGAATATGATAAGTGAGATAATTCATGATCTTAAAAGTTACAGATCATTATTAAGTGAATTAATAAGAAGAGATATTAAGATAAAATATCGCCGATCAGTTCTCGGAATCTTATGGAGCTTCTTAGATCCTTTATTATCCATGATAGTTTTAACAATTGTATTTTCTACGTTGTTTCATCGTATTCCAAACTACCCAATATACTATCTTTCAGGACTTCTTGCATTCCAACTATTTAGTGGTGGATCTAAAACTGCAATGAAATCCCTTGTAGGATCATCAGGTATTTGGAAGACAATCTATGTTCCAAAGTTTTTATATGTTCTATCGGCAGTACTGTCAAACTTTGTTACATACCTACTTTCATTAGTTGTTCTTCTTGTACTAATGGCAGTGTTAAATGTTCACTTTACAATATACATAATATTTGCAAGTCTACCAATACTTGGACTTATTATAATGACAGTAGGTGCAGGACTTATAATGGGAACATTAAATGTGTTCTTTAGAGATATGGAATATTTATACAACGTATTTTGTATGATGTTAATGTATGGTATGCCTATATTTTACCCAGCAGATATTGTACCTGCAGCATTCAGATTTATACAAGATTACAATCCATTATATCAGTTAATTTCATGTTTAAGAGATTGTTTCTTATATGGACAGATGTATCCAATATCCACACTTCTATTTGGATTTGGATGTGCAATACTATTATTAATAGTTGGTATACTATTACTATACAAATATCAAGATAGATTTATATTATATGTATAA